In the genome of Haemophilus pittmaniae, one region contains:
- a CDS encoding ABC transporter permease, with protein MINKLVSKFKRFYAFNELLKQLVVRDVKLKYRRSYLGYLWSVLNPLMLMGVLVFVFSNIFRSNIPNFPLYLLTGQIIFNFMVEATNMSVGSITGNAALLKKTYVPKYVFTISKVGSSLVNLVFSLGALLLVMIVTKADFSLALIFFPIVIFQVFIFSLGVGLFLAAVTVFFRDVQYLWGVFISMWMYCTPIFYPVSIIPEKYLFYYKALNPMYLYVEQFRNIILSATFPDLKLILAGFAVAFIALIFGAWYFNKKQDEFILYI; from the coding sequence ATGATTAATAAATTAGTATCAAAGTTTAAACGATTTTATGCATTTAATGAGCTATTAAAACAGCTTGTTGTAAGAGATGTTAAATTAAAGTATAGAAGAAGTTATTTAGGTTATCTTTGGAGTGTTTTAAACCCATTGATGTTAATGGGAGTTTTAGTATTTGTATTTTCTAATATTTTTAGATCAAACATTCCTAATTTCCCTCTTTACCTATTAACTGGGCAAATTATTTTTAATTTTATGGTGGAAGCAACAAATATGTCAGTAGGGTCTATTACTGGCAATGCTGCACTATTGAAAAAAACTTATGTGCCCAAATATGTATTTACTATATCAAAAGTCGGAAGTTCTTTGGTTAATTTAGTATTTTCATTAGGTGCGTTATTATTAGTAATGATAGTAACTAAGGCTGATTTTTCATTAGCCTTAATATTTTTTCCTATTGTTATTTTTCAGGTGTTTATATTTAGTTTGGGAGTTGGCTTATTTTTAGCAGCGGTGACAGTATTCTTTAGAGATGTTCAGTATTTATGGGGAGTATTTATTTCTATGTGGATGTATTGTACTCCAATATTCTACCCTGTATCTATTATCCCTGAGAAATATTTGTTTTATTATAAAGCATTAAATCCAATGTATTTATATGTTGAACAATTTAGAAATATTATTTTATCTGCAACATTTCCTGATTTGAAATTAATTCTAGCAGGCTTTGCAGTTGCTTTTATTGCGTTAATTTTTGGCGCATGGTACTTCAATAAAAAACAAGACGAATTTATTTTATATATATGA
- a CDS encoding ABC transporter ATP-binding protein produces MMNDTVIKVTDATVRFNMATESFNGLKEYIIKMLKGDLMFQEFLALKDVNLEVKRGESWGLIGTNGSGKSTLLKLICGILKPYKGTVEVHGNIAPLIELGAGFDGELTARENIYLNGALLGHKKAFMEQHFDEIIEFAELQNFVDVPIKNFSSGMAARLGFAVATIVKPEILIVDEVLAVGDAAFQEKCKKRMEDMLSGGTTLLFVSHSIDQVKALCQNVIWLDKGVVRASGNAEDVIPLYAG; encoded by the coding sequence ATGATGAACGACACTGTGATTAAAGTTACCGATGCTACTGTGCGCTTTAATATGGCGACAGAAAGCTTCAATGGGCTAAAAGAATACATAATCAAAATGCTGAAAGGTGATTTGATGTTTCAAGAGTTTTTGGCGTTAAAAGATGTAAATCTTGAAGTAAAACGTGGGGAATCTTGGGGTTTAATTGGTACTAATGGTTCAGGAAAATCCACACTTTTAAAACTAATCTGTGGCATTTTAAAACCTTACAAAGGTACTGTTGAAGTGCATGGCAATATTGCTCCTCTTATTGAGCTAGGTGCTGGTTTTGATGGTGAACTTACCGCAAGAGAAAATATTTATCTTAATGGAGCACTTTTAGGGCATAAAAAAGCCTTTATGGAGCAGCATTTTGATGAAATTATTGAGTTTGCTGAGCTGCAAAATTTTGTGGATGTGCCAATTAAAAACTTTTCATCAGGGATGGCAGCGCGCCTAGGCTTTGCCGTGGCAACCATTGTGAAACCTGAAATTTTAATTGTGGATGAAGTGCTTGCCGTAGGCGATGCCGCGTTCCAAGAAAAATGTAAAAAACGTATGGAAGATATGCTCTCTGGTGGCACAACTTTGCTTTTTGTTTCCCATTCTATCGATCAAGTTAAAGCGCTTTGCCAAAATGTGATTTGGTTGGATAAAGGCGTTGTTCGAGCCAGTGGTAACGCTGAAGATGTGATCCCACTTTATGCAGGGTAA
- a CDS encoding type II toxin-antitoxin system YafQ family toxin, with protein MKKYQNNSKAKGVILKVIELLQTGNLLPREYKEHALIGNYIGYLECRGRPD; from the coding sequence GTGAAGAAATATCAGAATAACTCAAAGGCTAAAGGTGTTATTTTAAAGGTTATTGAGTTACTTCAAACAGGTAATTTACTGCCTAGAGAGTATAAAGAACATGCTTTAATAGGCAATTATATTGGCTATCTAGAATGTCGTGGCCGTCCTGATTGA
- a CDS encoding WavE lipopolysaccharide synthesis family protein — translation MNPKDITVIFQGATKPYTAEDGLVFHDTLKKLKKILPGCKVILSTWEGSIIPDSWELDEIIFNKDPGSFIGIHRVDPAHQNNINRQIVSTYNALLKTKTKYAVKMRSDAELTHAGFLDYFKKFGSDSTIVTCSLFTIDGTTYHHMPFHTSDWFQFGTTQRLLEYWGCEHLTKEDAEWYLSHDYAKGSTYWDRELLPRLVVEQYLTVSYANKLGYVVPQYHNDARIEVMESYREFLAREVVVLDPWQIGFNFPKYHRDYHSMFASMNCIMFADWYYNYINLTKPKFVDKGYYLAGVARNKKKNLLRFMMKLVKPIEDYWYPSKFRKLITKFVLKFKLF, via the coding sequence ATGAATCCAAAAGATATCACAGTCATTTTTCAAGGTGCAACAAAACCATATACTGCGGAAGATGGGCTTGTATTTCATGATACCTTAAAAAAATTAAAAAAAATTCTTCCGGGTTGTAAGGTAATATTATCTACTTGGGAGGGATCTATAATTCCAGATTCATGGGAATTAGATGAAATTATATTTAATAAAGATCCTGGCTCATTTATTGGTATTCATAGAGTAGATCCTGCTCATCAGAATAATATTAATAGACAAATTGTATCTACATATAATGCATTGTTAAAAACAAAAACTAAATATGCAGTTAAGATGCGTTCAGATGCTGAGCTAACGCATGCTGGATTTTTAGACTATTTTAAGAAATTTGGAAGCGATAGTACTATTGTAACTTGTTCTTTATTTACTATTGATGGAACAACTTATCATCATATGCCGTTTCATACTAGTGATTGGTTTCAGTTTGGAACTACACAACGATTGTTAGAATACTGGGGATGTGAACATCTGACAAAGGAAGATGCTGAATGGTACTTATCTCATGACTATGCGAAAGGAAGTACCTATTGGGATAGAGAGCTTTTACCAAGATTAGTTGTAGAACAGTACTTGACAGTATCTTATGCAAATAAATTAGGCTATGTTGTTCCTCAATACCATAATGATGCGCGGATTGAGGTGATGGAGTCATATAGAGAATTTCTTGCGCGTGAGGTTGTTGTTCTAGATCCTTGGCAAATAGGGTTTAATTTCCCTAAATATCATCGAGACTATCATTCAATGTTTGCTTCAATGAATTGTATCATGTTCGCTGATTGGTATTATAACTACATTAATTTAACCAAGCCTAAATTTGTAGATAAAGGTTATTATCTAGCAGGAGTTGCACGTAATAAGAAAAAAAATCTATTACGTTTTATGATGAAGTTAGTGAAACCAATTGAAGATTATTGGTATCCATCTAAATTTAGAAAATTAATCACTAAATTTGTATTGAAGTTTAAATTATTTTAA
- a CDS encoding glycosyltransferase family 2 protein has product MFVIPMAGLSSRFFKAGYTKPKYQLDLNGESVFAWSVKSFARYFKSDKFVFIYRDVYKTKDFLEVEIKNLGITDYELVCLPEETLGQADTVYQGIKHIKEDKEIYIFNIDSRIIDFVKPNWVNECDGYLEVFKGEGDHWSFAMPDGSSKNVIRTTEKERISDLCSDGLYYFKNKSVFEKLFLDAKHSGNTTKNEYYIAPLYNELISQGKNVFYDLIPTDKILFCGTPDEYLALLNK; this is encoded by the coding sequence ATGTTTGTCATCCCAATGGCGGGATTAAGCTCCCGTTTTTTTAAAGCAGGTTATACTAAACCTAAATATCAACTTGATTTAAACGGTGAAAGTGTTTTTGCTTGGTCCGTAAAATCTTTTGCGCGATATTTCAAATCAGATAAATTTGTTTTTATTTATCGTGATGTTTATAAAACTAAGGATTTTCTAGAAGTAGAAATTAAAAACTTAGGTATCACTGATTATGAATTAGTTTGTTTACCCGAAGAAACCTTAGGTCAGGCTGATACAGTTTATCAAGGTATCAAGCATATTAAAGAAGATAAAGAGATTTATATTTTTAATATCGATTCTAGAATAATTGACTTTGTGAAACCAAATTGGGTCAATGAATGTGATGGTTATCTAGAAGTTTTTAAAGGTGAAGGAGACCATTGGTCTTTTGCTATGCCTGATGGATCGTCTAAAAACGTTATTCGCACCACTGAGAAAGAACGAATCTCTGATTTGTGTAGCGATGGTTTATATTATTTTAAAAATAAATCTGTATTTGAAAAATTGTTTTTAGATGCCAAACATTCAGGTAATACTACAAAAAATGAATATTACATAGCGCCACTTTATAATGAATTGATTTCCCAAGGGAAAAATGTTTTCTATGATTTAATTCCTACAGATAAGATCTTATTTTGTGGAACACCGGATGAATATCTAGCATTATTAAATAAGTAG
- a CDS encoding HAD-IIIC family phosphatase translates to MKRLIMDLDNTITLTENGDYRNAKPIIPVIEKLREYKAKGFEIVISSSRNMRTYEGNVGKINVNTLPIIMDWLDRHSVPYDEIYVGKPWCGHDGFYVDDRALRPDEFINLTYDEIRKLTKMDGEYDSN, encoded by the coding sequence ATGAAACGTTTAATTATGGATTTAGATAATACCATTACTCTTACAGAGAATGGCGATTATAGAAATGCTAAACCGATAATTCCGGTAATTGAAAAGTTACGCGAATATAAAGCAAAGGGCTTTGAAATCGTTATTAGCTCAAGCCGTAATATGCGAACTTATGAGGGAAATGTCGGGAAGATTAATGTGAATACTTTGCCAATTATTATGGATTGGTTAGATCGCCATAGTGTACCTTATGATGAAATTTATGTAGGAAAACCTTGGTGTGGTCATGATGGGTTCTATGTGGATGATAGAGCATTGCGTCCCGATGAATTTATTAATTTAACTTACGATGAGATTCGTAAATTAACAAAAATGGATGGTGAATATGATTCTAATTAA
- a CDS encoding aminoglycoside phosphotransferase family protein, producing the protein MILINSADYVNVEFRNEFGAIPPCFLPIGNRKLLTYQVTALRQSFGRHQRIVVSLPKNYALSIDEKSLLESLNIQTVSVPEGISLGMAVLYVLNTVGFDGDVLRLLHGDTLLNSFPQEKDCIALATTQDDYGWEFEQKKDNKLVWCGYFSFTSTQNLIRALATTQGNFTKSVQMYANEEPSLVYKEVDNWYDLGHINTYFRSRSAITTQRAFNSLKIENGVVWKSGTPPRKIEAEANWFKELPVRLRRFTPQLIQSGITEQGNPFYETEYLPFLPLNEIFVHGKNTVGFWDNILSLIALYMSESRKCFPNGDEELCQKIHEDSVALYADKTYDRLETYAKHQGIDLDQPTRYNGVQLPSLRQIAKECIEQTLALPEVLTVSHGDLCFSNIMFDSRSNGIKVIDPRGLNAKQELTIYGNQTYDLAKLCHSFIGLYDFIIADSFTLEKSEQLGVKLNFNVDNRLEEIQRSFMEVQLLPEVTNKQIIAPTILLFLSMIPLHFDKPHRQEAMLANALRLYVDWLR; encoded by the coding sequence ATGATTCTAATTAATTCAGCAGACTATGTTAATGTTGAATTCCGTAATGAATTCGGTGCTATTCCGCCTTGTTTCTTACCTATTGGTAATCGCAAGCTTTTAACATATCAAGTCACAGCCTTACGGCAGAGTTTTGGGCGTCATCAACGTATTGTTGTTTCGTTACCTAAAAACTATGCTTTGAGTATTGATGAAAAGTCGCTTTTGGAAAGTTTGAATATTCAAACTGTCTCTGTTCCTGAAGGTATCTCTCTTGGGATGGCAGTTCTTTATGTTTTAAATACTGTCGGATTTGATGGTGATGTATTGAGACTATTACATGGCGATACTTTACTTAATTCATTTCCTCAAGAAAAAGATTGTATTGCGTTGGCAACGACTCAAGATGATTATGGATGGGAATTTGAACAGAAAAAAGATAATAAATTGGTTTGGTGCGGTTATTTTTCATTTACATCTACTCAAAATTTAATTCGTGCCTTAGCAACAACTCAGGGAAATTTTACTAAGTCGGTTCAAATGTATGCAAATGAAGAGCCTAGTTTAGTATATAAAGAAGTTGATAATTGGTATGACTTAGGGCATATAAATACCTATTTCCGTTCTCGTTCAGCAATTACCACACAGCGTGCATTTAATTCATTAAAAATTGAAAATGGCGTTGTTTGGAAATCAGGTACGCCACCAAGAAAAATTGAAGCTGAGGCTAATTGGTTTAAGGAGTTACCGGTAAGATTGAGACGTTTCACTCCGCAACTTATTCAATCAGGTATCACAGAACAAGGTAATCCGTTTTATGAAACCGAATATTTGCCATTTTTACCACTTAATGAGATTTTTGTTCATGGTAAAAATACCGTAGGTTTTTGGGACAATATTTTGAGTCTGATTGCTCTTTATATGAGTGAGTCTAGAAAATGTTTTCCAAATGGTGATGAAGAACTTTGCCAAAAGATTCATGAGGATTCGGTTGCATTGTATGCCGATAAAACCTATGACCGTCTTGAGACCTATGCTAAACATCAGGGTATCGACTTAGATCAACCAACCCGCTATAACGGTGTTCAACTACCAAGTTTGCGTCAAATAGCTAAAGAGTGTATTGAACAAACATTAGCATTACCTGAAGTATTAACGGTAAGCCATGGTGATTTGTGTTTTAGCAATATTATGTTTGATTCTCGCAGTAATGGTATTAAAGTTATCGACCCTCGTGGATTAAATGCTAAGCAAGAATTAACCATTTATGGCAATCAAACTTATGATCTAGCAAAACTTTGTCACTCATTTATTGGTTTGTATGATTTTATTATTGCAGACTCCTTTACTCTGGAAAAATCAGAGCAATTGGGAGTGAAACTGAATTTCAATGTAGATAACCGTTTAGAGGAAATTCAGCGCTCCTTTATGGAAGTACAATTACTGCCAGAGGTGACAAATAAACAAATTATTGCACCAACAATTTTATTGTTCTTGTCTATGATTCCATTACATTTTGATAAGCCACATAGACAGGAAGCTATGTTAGCTAATGCATTAAGATTGTATGTTGATTGGTTAAGATGA
- the glf gene encoding UDP-galactopyranose mutase, whose translation MKKFLLVGAGFSSAVIARELAENGYKTVVIDSRSHVAGNCHSERDAETNVMVHVYGPHIFHTDNERVWTYVNNFGEFMPFVNRVKTISRGAVYSLPINLHTINQFFGKTCSPKEAKALIEAQADLSITDPQTFEEQAMRFVGKDLYKAFFYGYTKKQWGVEPKELPASILKRLPVRFNYDDNYFAHKFQGMPKEGYTQIVDAILDHENIEVRLNTPFTESMKAEFDHIFWSGPLDAYFGFELGRLGYRTLDFEAFRDEGDFQGNAVINYGDEEVPYTRISEHKHFAPWEQHEKTICYREFSRVCGENDIPYYPIRLVKDKALLQQYVEKANKETQVTFVGRLGTYRYLDMDVTIKEALETADAVKESLEKQSAIKSFYVNMD comes from the coding sequence ATGAAAAAATTCCTTCTAGTCGGTGCTGGTTTCTCAAGTGCGGTCATCGCTCGCGAGTTAGCAGAGAATGGTTATAAAACCGTTGTTATTGATTCTCGTAGCCATGTGGCAGGTAACTGCCACTCCGAGCGTGATGCTGAAACTAATGTTATGGTGCATGTTTATGGCCCACATATTTTTCATACGGATAATGAAAGAGTATGGACTTATGTGAACAACTTTGGTGAGTTTATGCCGTTTGTTAATCGTGTAAAAACGATTAGTCGAGGCGCAGTGTATTCATTACCGATTAATTTGCATACCATCAACCAATTCTTTGGCAAAACTTGCTCACCGAAAGAAGCAAAAGCTTTAATTGAGGCTCAAGCAGACTTGTCTATTACCGATCCACAAACCTTTGAAGAGCAAGCAATGCGTTTTGTCGGTAAGGATTTGTATAAAGCGTTTTTCTATGGTTACACGAAAAAACAATGGGGTGTTGAGCCAAAAGAGTTACCAGCAAGTATTTTAAAACGTTTACCTGTGCGCTTTAACTATGACGATAACTACTTCGCACATAAATTCCAAGGTATGCCGAAAGAGGGATATACACAAATTGTGGACGCAATTTTAGATCATGAAAATATTGAAGTACGTTTAAATACGCCATTTACTGAATCAATGAAAGCAGAATTTGATCATATTTTCTGGTCAGGTCCGTTAGATGCGTACTTCGGATTTGAGTTAGGCCGCTTAGGTTATCGTACCTTAGATTTTGAGGCATTCCGTGATGAAGGCGATTTCCAAGGTAATGCGGTAATTAACTATGGTGATGAAGAAGTACCATATACTCGTATTTCAGAACACAAACACTTTGCACCATGGGAACAACACGAGAAAACAATTTGTTATCGTGAATTTAGCCGCGTATGTGGTGAAAATGATATTCCGTATTACCCGATTCGATTAGTAAAAGATAAAGCACTTTTACAACAATATGTTGAAAAGGCAAATAAAGAAACGCAAGTGACTTTTGTGGGGCGTTTAGGTACTTATCGTTATTTGGATATGGATGTGACGATTAAAGAAGCGTTAGAAACTGCTGATGCGGTGAAAGAATCGTTAGAAAAACAGAGCGCCATTAAATCATTTTATGTGAATATGGATTAA
- a CDS encoding glycosyltransferase family 2 protein, protein MRTEKSICAVVVTFNRKKLLLHCLNALKEQTHALSHVVVIDNASTDGTVDFLAQHGWKNSDTFTLVTLPENRGGAGGFHEGIKYAFEQGFDYIWLMDDDGFPAEDCLEKLIPYTTDNCYIGPVVIDCEGTEKLSFSLRLPKTLQVIDRYSDIPDSLKVENQIKDIVLPFNGTLIGKELVRQMGLPMQEYFIWGDEREYTMRAEVNRAKILTVVDALFYHPIASSISEPMFFGKLRFNNAHSDLKQYCFCRNTIATFAKHKGLVYALAFFVKTTWFYAFTQPSISRLLFAWRAMWHGLSGDFSHHKEYLKAS, encoded by the coding sequence ATGCGTACTGAAAAATCAATTTGTGCGGTGGTGGTTACTTTCAACCGCAAAAAATTATTGCTGCATTGTTTAAATGCATTAAAAGAGCAAACTCACGCACTATCTCATGTTGTGGTAATTGATAATGCGAGTACTGATGGCACAGTAGATTTTTTAGCACAGCATGGTTGGAAAAATAGTGATACGTTCACTTTGGTTACACTGCCTGAAAATCGAGGTGGAGCAGGAGGCTTCCATGAGGGAATCAAATATGCCTTTGAGCAAGGCTTTGATTATATTTGGTTGATGGATGATGATGGTTTTCCTGCGGAGGATTGTCTCGAAAAACTAATCCCTTATACGACTGATAATTGTTATATCGGTCCAGTAGTGATTGATTGTGAGGGTACAGAGAAACTGAGCTTTAGTTTGCGTTTACCAAAAACATTACAGGTTATCGATCGCTATTCAGATATCCCCGATTCTTTAAAAGTAGAGAATCAAATTAAAGACATAGTGTTACCTTTTAATGGTACCTTGATTGGCAAAGAACTGGTGCGTCAGATGGGATTGCCTATGCAGGAATATTTCATTTGGGGAGATGAACGGGAGTACACGATGCGTGCTGAAGTGAATCGCGCTAAAATTTTAACCGTGGTTGATGCATTGTTTTATCATCCTATTGCGAGTTCAATTTCCGAACCCATGTTTTTTGGTAAATTGCGTTTTAATAACGCTCATTCTGACTTAAAACAATATTGTTTTTGTCGTAATACGATAGCTACTTTTGCCAAACATAAAGGACTTGTTTATGCCTTGGCCTTTTTTGTTAAAACCACGTGGTTTTATGCTTTTACCCAACCGAGTATTTCCCGGCTACTATTCGCCTGGCGTGCGATGTGGCATGGGCTAAGCGGTGATTTTTCTCATCATAAAGAGTATTTAAAAGCGTCATGA
- a CDS encoding DUF4422 domain-containing protein encodes MKQIKILTVTHKSYDFPQDEIYQPIQVGRVLSTVDLGILSDNEGINISGKNKNFCELTAIYWAWKNHFFADCDYVGLTHYRRFFKGSGCQLKGKAILSASEIFTLMQNYDAIVPRHRNYWIESIYSHYRHAHHISDLDCARDIIKEYFPDYIPAFNRVMQGKTLYLYNMFVLKKTDFDAYCDWLFRILFELEKRLDLQDYDAYQQRVFGFIAERLFNVWLVYRQLKICEVSVVNLEGEHLFKKAINLLKRKFLR; translated from the coding sequence ATGAAGCAGATAAAAATCCTAACGGTTACCCATAAATCCTATGACTTTCCTCAAGATGAAATTTATCAACCTATTCAGGTCGGTCGAGTCTTGAGTACTGTGGATTTAGGCATTTTATCTGATAATGAAGGAATCAATATTTCCGGTAAAAATAAAAATTTTTGTGAGCTTACTGCAATTTACTGGGCTTGGAAAAATCATTTCTTTGCTGATTGTGATTATGTTGGGTTGACTCATTATCGCCGTTTTTTTAAAGGTTCAGGTTGTCAGCTAAAAGGGAAAGCTATTTTATCGGCATCAGAGATCTTTACATTGATGCAAAACTACGATGCGATTGTGCCTCGACATCGCAATTATTGGATTGAAAGTATTTATAGCCATTATCGGCATGCTCATCATATTAGTGATCTTGATTGTGCCAGAGACATTATCAAAGAATATTTTCCTGATTATATTCCCGCTTTTAATCGAGTAATGCAGGGGAAAACGCTTTATCTTTATAATATGTTCGTGCTAAAGAAAACTGATTTTGATGCTTATTGTGATTGGTTGTTTAGGATTCTTTTTGAGTTAGAAAAACGTTTAGACCTACAAGACTATGATGCCTATCAGCAAAGGGTTTTTGGTTTTATAGCTGAGCGTTTGTTTAATGTTTGGTTGGTGTATCGTCAGTTAAAAATTTGTGAAGTGTCGGTAGTAAATTTAGAAGGCGAACATTTGTTTAAAAAAGCGATCAATTTATTAAAACGGAAATTTTTAAGATAA
- the wbaP gene encoding undecaprenyl-phosphate galactose phosphotransferase WbaP, whose amino-acid sequence MHKITWCKFILLATDFLTLFSSLFIAYEVLDIARSGRFYFPLDEFDAYVLIHACVSLVGVLWFWIRLRHYTYRKPFWFELKEIFRTLLILFIIELAIVAFSRLYVSRYFWSVTWGCIFVLVPLLRILIKNVLIKTGWYLKETIIIGNGKNAKEVFDALNNEPYLGLDIKLFVTTEEYNSEFIDAVPVMRHNPELLMRLVSVDFTQFILAVDEENSTKQDFWLRYLIRKGCRSISVIPDFRGIPLYGTDMSFLFSQEMVLFRVNNNLAKRSSKLIKRIFDVVASTLLMIVLSPLFLLLSLLICRDGGAVIYRHPRIGQGKKTFNCLKFRTMVSNSEAVLANLLATDPQARAEWEQDFKLKNDPRITKLGKFMRRTSIDELPQLWNVLKGEMSLVGPRPIIQEELAYYGDDVDYYLMAKPGMTGLWQVSGRNNVSYENRVYFDAWYAKNWSLWNDLVILLKTLKVVLKRDGAY is encoded by the coding sequence ATGCATAAAATTACGTGGTGTAAATTTATCCTACTAGCCACTGATTTTTTAACACTTTTTAGCTCATTATTCATTGCCTATGAGGTATTGGATATTGCCCGTAGCGGTCGTTTTTATTTTCCGTTGGATGAGTTTGATGCTTATGTATTGATTCATGCCTGTGTATCTCTCGTTGGTGTGCTATGGTTTTGGATACGCCTACGACACTATACTTATCGAAAACCATTCTGGTTTGAGCTAAAAGAAATTTTCCGTACATTACTGATTCTTTTTATTATTGAATTGGCGATAGTCGCTTTTTCCCGTCTTTATGTTTCTCGTTATTTCTGGTCGGTGACTTGGGGGTGTATTTTTGTTTTGGTACCTCTTTTGCGGATTCTCATAAAAAATGTATTAATAAAAACCGGATGGTATTTAAAGGAAACAATCATTATCGGTAATGGTAAGAATGCTAAAGAGGTTTTTGATGCATTGAATAATGAACCTTACTTGGGTTTAGATATAAAACTATTTGTTACTACGGAAGAGTACAATTCTGAATTTATTGACGCTGTTCCGGTGATGCGACATAACCCAGAATTACTTATGCGTTTGGTTTCGGTTGATTTTACTCAGTTTATTCTTGCAGTAGATGAGGAAAATAGTACTAAACAGGATTTCTGGCTACGCTATTTGATTCGTAAAGGGTGTCGTTCTATTTCGGTTATTCCTGATTTTCGAGGCATTCCGCTTTATGGTACCGACATGTCCTTTTTGTTTAGCCAAGAAATGGTACTATTTCGAGTTAATAATAATTTGGCTAAACGATCATCCAAATTAATCAAGAGGATTTTTGATGTTGTGGCTTCTACGCTATTGATGATCGTGTTATCTCCTTTGTTTTTATTATTGAGTTTACTGATTTGTCGGGATGGCGGAGCGGTAATTTATCGTCATCCACGTATAGGCCAGGGCAAGAAAACCTTCAATTGTTTAAAATTTAGAACCATGGTGAGTAATTCTGAGGCGGTTTTAGCAAATTTATTAGCAACCGATCCACAAGCCAGAGCCGAATGGGAACAAGACTTCAAACTTAAAAATGATCCGCGTATCACTAAGCTGGGTAAGTTTATGCGTCGAACTAGTATTGATGAATTACCACAACTTTGGAATGTCCTGAAAGGCGAAATGAGTTTGGTTGGCCCTCGCCCGATTATCCAAGAAGAGTTAGCTTATTATGGGGATGATGTGGACTATTATTTAATGGCAAAGCCGGGTATGACCGGATTATGGCAGGTAAGCGGACGTAATAATGTAAGCTATGAAAATCGCGTTTATTTTGATGCTTGGTATGCCAAAAATTGGTCGCTTTGGAATGATTTGGTTATTTTATTGAAAACCCTTAAAGTGGTACTCAAAAGAGATGGTGCTTATTAG